The sequence tacatactacCATTAACAAAAAACCAAACTGATAAAATTCCATAATAATCTTACATTATATTACACATCTAGTAAAAAAAAACCTTCAAACTTAACTCCAAAAGCAACCTGcattaatatcatattaaaGGTACTGAAAATAGTTCCAATATCCATACATACGTTTGACAAAATGACCAAGCAAAAAGAAGGTTAATATGTTTAACGTTCATAACTACCCAAACTAGTCAATAATAACCCGTACAAAAGTATCAAAACAACAAGAAACAAAAGTGTTTCCAACTACATTAAACAActacttctttttctttccatCCTTTTCCATCCTCCCAGGATACTCTGAAGGTGATTCATAACCACTCACTTCCTTCTTCTTAGCATGAACAAAGAGCTCAACACACAGCTTCTTTCGAACAAAAGGAATGTCCAACTCCTTCGGAATCTTGTCAATCAATCCATGAATAAAATACTCAGCGTACTTTATAACAAAAACACCACAGTCACTGTGACAAATCAAAAACAAACAGTTAGATACAAAAAAGAAACATAAACGAATATAATCAAATAAgaacataaaaacaaaaaaataacaaaaaaaaaagattaccaCTGCTCTTGTTGAGGCAAATCTTGAACCATAACAATTTCCAAAGGGTCTGTCTCACTCCTTCCTTGAAAATAATATGTGCTCTTATCAATATCTTTCCTTTGATCATAAAAGTTTACATGTGACAACAAAATAGGCAACATGACAGCAAAAGCACGAACCAATTTTTCTGAGTTCTTGTACCTCCCAAATCTCATAGAATTGCACACTTTAAGACATCTCAAACGTATGTCAAAAATGCACATAATCCAGTGAGCCAAATCAATCAGATTAATAGGCATTAAGACATTATCTAATTCAATCCATTTTCTACTGCAATACATACCAAAACCAGCTACGTATGCAGAAGCTTTGCTGTCCTTCTTAACAGATTCAATGTCACAATCATTCTTAACAAACTCATTATACATCTCAAAAATTTGGacagcaaaaaaaaaacaatcagtGGTATTAACAAAAGAGTTTACACTCTCATTGTACTTTATCTCCTTTCTCAAGTAGTAAAAACAAACATCCAAATGCtgcatcagaaaaaaaaaaaagtcaaaataaattcataaaaaatcaaatataatgtaaaaacccatttaaaatcaaacataaaaataaaaaaaataaatggactAACCGAGCATGACAAATTTCTTCCAGGAGTCAGCAAATCATAAAACCACATCTTATCATCAATCTTCATAATTGCAAAATCCAACGGGACTTTCAATTTCCTATCACGTTCTTTAAACTTTTTAATCTTGTTCCTATCATTGAAACCGACCTTAAACCACTGCTCAAAAAGTTTAGACTGAAGATCATCAATACGGTCAAGTGCAACTGAAGAAAAAGCAAGCAACTTAGATTGTTCTCCCTTTGGTTTACTACTACTCCCAATAGAACCAAAATCAGATGTAAATGGACTCCTCAATGCAGATCCAATATTGGGAACCCTCTTTGCAAACTCATAAGAATTAGCTTCTAAATTCTTTTCCTAGAAACAAAATCAAACAGATTAATACATAAACAATAATAAACAAACCAatatacaaacaaaaaaaagaaacacTTTGACCAACTGTTAATTCCATTAACATTATACGTACCTTTTTCAGGCTTCCTTCAAtggtttcaattttttcattaatgatcTCCATGGCTGACAAAGTAATACTATCTTCTGTACCTTGACTATCAAACAAGTTAGGAGACCCAATGACACCAGCCACAACAACATCAATTGCAGATGAATCAACCATATTTTTTCTTGCTTCACCACCAACATCATCCTTGGTAACTGATCCACCTTTTTTAGATTTGTCATCACCCTCATTAATTCCCTTTATAACTTCCTTGACAATAGAAGAAACAGCATCACCACCCATACcctaaaaaatgaaattaacatataatgagaaaaaaaaaataaaaaataaaaagatgaaaaaaaataaattaaggaaataaaaaataaaatatacaaagtggttactgttagcccaagatatgtttccaagagggggggtgaattggaaatttaaactaatttcggaaaattaaaacttttaacacaaaattatgcaattagtcaattaatcaagtaaaagcaagtagtatgacaagcaatatattaagacaaataattaaacttgtaaagtaaagagtttaaggattagaaaatgcaaactctcgatttttacaaggttcggtagaactatgccacctacgtccttggtcttcaaagctatggacctagctttgagttccaatatcgagccaagttaacgggcttgactaacccttacaaccgggaaattttcaccaaggtatttccaaacctcttacaatagtttcgcacccccgaggactattaacctctttctcggattgttaaagtgccaatctcactatttccgggttgtttacaaaaccggtgccaacctcacctcaatcacaatatggaaatgtgtttgatatacaagctaaaatcactctagaaatatgatgatacaatagaaacctagagtgaaaagcaagcacacttaagatgaataaaatcaaattttggctcaaagtgtgtgaaaagtgttggtttggatttcaaacttagaagctccttaatctcacttagataggttagatatatgtaataaatgctcaaccaacttattttttgaaagaaaaatcgagtttatatagtgtttgataaaaaactagccgtttatagccgttagcacgtttcccgaggtgaggtcagccatgaactggaagtccggatgggaaccggaattccggattgattacaaccggaattccggttgccaaccggaattccggatggctgACCAGTggcaaaaatgccacttttcgggacttaaacgcgcataacttcttactcgattatccgatttcagaaattccaactttgttctcttagttaaacaaaatgtgatttagaaattcaatcaaaaaatttttgaactatcgtgtgagaaaacttgttgcacaagttagtgaatgggccaaaattcaaatttataaaaacttagtgtgctatgcaaatcactttaacaagactaaagtagatttataccatttaattttgagtagtcttgatgtagaagagcctcctagcttgatttgcatgtttttgatcccaagttgatttttcccgagagttgaccttgactttgactttgactttgactttcgggttgactttttgactttgggattttgaagacctcttttcaatagggtcttgagttgttgatcccttgatgaatcttttgctcttgatatgcttgttgagtccatttagtgttgcttttaaaagtttggtaaaaataccaaaaatatttattttctcttttaaatttgctacaaaatcaataaatcattagtaacaaataataatcaaatatttgctaatcatcaaaacaaggagatcgaaaagtttgagttaacaatctccccctttttgatgatatcaaatatttgattattttgaaagggaaagaaaaaatttaagcaaagtaagttggattagctcccccttaatgtgtgcaagaaaaaaaatttaccttttaattttaccttgcatgaatttgtaaactccccctcaatttttacttatgataaaaggattagataccaaaaaaaatttgaggtgatgcccaaaaattaatcaataattgttctcccccttttgattcatcaaaaagggtggcaaggaattcacaaaatataaaagaaaagagaaaaaaaataataaaaataaaaacaaagcaacatgccaatgcattaaaaaaaacataacatccaaaataacattcaacacaccaaacaaacaacaaataaaaaaaaaaaaaacaacaactaacacaaagtcaaaaggcatgaagcctttgcacacaaccaaaaaaataaaataaaaggaaactaaataagccaaaaaaaaaaaaaaataatgcaagaactagtttggtggggggccaaagcgatccatgtatgccctccattgtgccatctccTCTTGCACATTAGCAAACCCATGCaccatgtcactcctcatggtgttgatgtcattgttgaggttggagaattgtgagttgagatcatttcgcaaggtttgaaattggttgtcaaccgaagtgtgaagacgagtgaaagcttcctcaaggttgaattggggaaaagtaggcatgggaggagcttgaggaggcatgtcttcttcttcttcttcttcttcttcttcactttcacttgcgggcaaattgatttcttcatcatcactctccaaatcaatttgcattctttgccctcttttgggtgtgaacacccattcattgttaaggaatttgtaacccatagccttgaaagttttggatcctagaatgtcactagaggtaggatcatttttcttttcatgtagggtaggaattcctaagagaggaaaaaggtagctaagaagaaaaccaaagggaagtgccttaatcatattaggcttgtccacatcaagtatgaattttaaaataagatagcctaGGTTGATGGGTGTGGTTTTGGCTATAATGAGATGCATGAGTAATTGATCAATGGAATTGATCTCATCTTGGTGGCTACTTCTAGGAGCAAGATTTGCAACAATAAATTTGTGGAGGATTTTAGCCTCTAAAGTGAGTTGGTGTCTTTTTGGTCTCATAATAAAAGGGCCATCACCACAAATATTCCTAGAACActcatcaaagttaaaaatggcatcatttttgagagaaagtttgggttcaagtaatATGCCACCATTAGGTGCTCCTAACATGTCATTAAGAGATGCTACATTGAGTTCAAAAGCTACTCCTCTAAGGGTTCCTCTAACACCTAAAGGTTGTAATGTAGGTTTAATACAAGCATAAAAACCTTGAACTAGCCTAGGATACAATGGAGtgttaatttgaataaaagatgtccatcctagggtatcaaaatgatgactaaaatcaacacaatcaaggctagggagatcacaaattttacctttgagaattttcctagaggagaaatcattgacaaacttgttgtgatcttcatcattgaagaagagagtgggctCTTGCCTTGCTTTTGCCCTTATTTCCCTTTGTTGAATTGCACTAGCCATTTTCTTGGGAGCTCTTGAGGAGGAAGCCATTGAAGAacacacttctcttttttttttaaattatttggaagatgagaatgaggctttgaaagagagaattttagagagaaaaaagatGATGGCTGCTGTATTAGGGttgaaaaaaaaactgaatGGGGGAAGAAAAATTCGGTGGTAgggtttaaaaagggaaaaaatcgcatgaaaatgacaaaaatgccccCTTTGCTGATCCtgtgccatccggaattccggatggtacaaccggaattccggttggtacaGGATCAGCAAAAAAAAGTTTCTAAAAATGGgctaaaaaatccaattttgacccaaatgaccccaaaccaattctaatacctttaatatgataaaacaaaactgctcaaacaagaaaatctgaaaaataatgaaaaatgacgatttacggtaagtttttcgaaaattgccaagaaaactagaaccgtaccaaaaatgagttttatgcaacgaaattgaaaaattctttttccagcagttttataaaataaaatgtgaggtgtacaaacttacgaaatcgaaaaatgttgaaaaatgagagagtttggcgaaaaacactcttttaggcctaaaaatctaaaaattcaacaagtgaggtaccaaaaatttgtttcatgcaaatttcaatcaaggcaaacctataggcacactaaatacactctatttcacatattcaagcatatagacacataagaaaatcaaatatgcaaaaattcacatgttcacttgtttaaaaacaagtccaaagttcaccaaaaatccacattttgacctataattttaagtttttcaacaaggatagttcatataggtcaagtatcaataaattttcacatctatgcatataaatctcattaatatcatatttggaacaattatgcataaataagtaagtaaagagatatgaaatttttcatagctagcaaaccttatatttcatttaagttggtcatgcctagctctcttctaatgaaactaaatctctcatcactaagaggcttggtgaatatatccgctagttggaattcggtgcttacaaagtctagcataatatcacctctttggatatgatctctaaggaagtggtgccttatgtcaatatgcttggctctagaatgcaatattggattcttagagaggttaatggcactagtgttatcacactttatgggtgtacattcaaaatcaatatcaaaatccttaagagtttgtttcatccaaagtatttgtgcacaacaactacccgcggctatatattcggcttcggttgtggatagagctaccgagttttgtttcttgctaaaccatgacactaaggaatttcctaaaaagtgacaagttccactagtactttttctatccgtcttacaaccggcaaagtcggcatccgagtagctaactatttcaaagtttgagttcttggggtaccaaagtcctagattcattgtgcctatcaagtatctaaatattcttttaacggcacttaagtgggattctttaggacaagattggtacctagcacaaagaccaacactaaacaaaatatccggtctactagcggttaaatataataaagagccaatcatacctcgatacttggtgatgtccacattcttaccgctttcatctttgtccatctttatggatgtgctcatgggtgtattcatgggctttgcatttgccaagtcaaacttttgaagaagatccttgatgtacttagtttgacctatgaatatgccatccttttgttgcttgatttgaagtccaagaaaaaagttgagttctcccatcatgctcatctcaaactcactatgcatacacttagaaaattcttcacaaagagcatcattagtagcaccaaagataatatcatcaacataaatttgtactataataatgtctttggattttctttttataaaaagtgtattatccgcttttcccattgaaaaaccatttgaaataagaaaagtgcttaatctttcataccaagctctaggagcttgctttaaaccatataaagcctttttcaatttgtaaacatggttagggtatttatgattttgaaaaccgggtggttgagagacataaacctcttccataatgtacccatttaagaatgcgctttttacatccatttgatacaagataaaattcttgtggcatgcaaaagctaacaacattctaatggactcaagtcttgctacggggcaaaggtttcctcataatcaattccttcttcttgattgtaaccttgggccactaatctagccttgttacgcacaatgaccccatgctcatctaccttatttctatagacccattttgttccaatcaccgattgatgtgacggtcttggaactaactcccaaacattatttcttataaattgatttatttcttcttgcatagctagaagccaaaattcatcaacttcggcctctttaaaattctttggttcaatttgagaaataaaagcaatgaaattacacaagtttctaagggagtttctagtagtgacaccttgagaaggatcacctagaattttgtctataggatgagcacttttgaatttccactcatgtggaaggttagagttcataccttggctttcattttccttttccacgggtggttcctctttgggagtttgtgaaggagcattggaagtctctcctatttcgagattttgaacttcatctcccaaacctacaacatcatcatctaaacttttgctcgtaggcgggttagtctcatcaaaagcaacatgaatagattcttcaacaacattagttcttttgttataaattctataagctttactatgtgttgaataccctataaaaattccaacatcggatttagcatcaaattttccaaggttgtccttggtgtttaaaatgtaacatttgcatccaaaaactttaaaatagccaatgttgggttttcttcctttccaaagctcataaggggttttattcatgttgggcctaatgaaaacacgattcaaaatataacaagaagtattgacggcctcggcccaaaagtattttggtaatgaaatttcatttagcattgacctagccatttcttgaattgttctattcttcctttcgacaactccattttgttgtggagttcttggtgccgaaaagttatggttaaaaccatgatcatcacaaaacaattctaaggcatcattgtcaaactcaccaccatggtcactcctaacggaggtaatagaatatcctttttcattttgcacatttttgcaaaatttgacaaagttttccaaaacatcacttttaagagtcaagaaaataacccaagtaaatcttgaaaaatcatcaacaattacaaatgcatagtatttaccaccaagactagcaattctagaaggaccaaataaatcaatatgaagcaattgcaaaggtctagtagttgaaatttctttcttggaatgaaaagatgttttaatttgttttccaaattggcatgcatcacaaagtttatctttaacaaacggaatagatggcaaaccaataacaagatcttttctaaccaattttgaaatagaatccatactagcatgtcctaatcttctatgccacaaccaagaattatcattcataacggttaaacatttatttttactatcaaaagagtcaacatcaataacatacacattatccttccttactccaaggaaaataacttcattggttgaaacattttcaatggagcattttgaggattcaaacacaacacgaaaacctatatcacataattgactaatactaagcaagttatgtttaagattatcaacaagaagcacatttttaatacatggagagtatatgttaccgatatcaccaatgcccaagatttttccttttgaattgtctccaaaagtgacaaagccactttccttgcttttaaagcttgaaaatcttgatggatcacctgtcatatgctttgaacatccactatccaagaaccataagctttggctctttcttgttgattcctacaaaaacaagttcatttgttggcttttggtacccatataactttgggtccattcatgttagttctagaaccctttggtacccatttagtcttgcctagatatgcaaatttctttacatgacaataggaaatagtatgaccatctcggttacaatatgtgcatgtaaagtgaggtagactagatgatttcacaaaaaagtttctcaaaaatttttgtttcttactaggatcataaccaataccattttttgaaaaaccacatgattggtttcccaccatgagatcatagccttccttacctctagtgaaggtatatatgtcattttttagacttctcacatgggctttcaaatcaataatttctttcttatgtgaagcacatgtagcacattgagatttagctataagttctttttcatttattttcaaaatctcaatttcttttaaaagcatgttggtcttctctctaagggtttggtttttaacaagcaatttaccaaaatcatcaaatagttccttaaatgaattagacaactcatcatatgacatatctaagttatcatcatcattttcgctatcacaatcattttggttagaaatgcttaccccatcatcaagtgccatcatgcacatgtttgccacttcattctttccttcttcttcggagtcctcttcgtcactattgagccaatccgccaacattgcccttcctttgtatttgttcttctttctcattggacaatccatcttcatatgtccgggcttcttgcactcaaagcaaattggtggatcatctttgctttttctttcttttgagtcactccctctttgtggcttcttcccaaagttctttttgaatttcatgaactttttgtatttcttggagaagagtgccaagtcctccatgtcactacataagctttcctcatcttcttcactaatggcatgggaggatgaagacttgaatgcaatagtcttctttttcttctcaacttcctcttcttcttgagcactcatgaaaatttcatggttcatgagtgagccaattagttcttccaagggaagtgttgagagatccttggcttcttgaatagcaaccacctttccttgataagccttggtgagacttctcaaaatcttggtcaccatatccttttgagtaagtaccttgccaagagagttcaaaccattagtaattgtagtgaagcgagtatacatattagcaatggtttcatccgatttcatcttaaagttctcatattgagtggaataaatttgaattttagtttccttcatagcactagttccttgatgagtaacttcaagcattttccacatgtcataagcggtagaggcttgttcaatatttttaaaaatatctctatccaaaccacatataagagcatatttagctttagcatttttagaaagcattttcttatcattttcatcatatgcttcataagtcttaattacttcaacaccatttatgacatgtttagcaacataaggaccactagacacaatatgccacaaatcatagtcaatagattgaaggtaagtttccattctaattttccaataaggaaaatctactccattgaagtatggtgctctatttgtgctaaaaccttctaacatgttattttgtgaattacttggaaacgccatgctctagattgtgaaatctaatcaaataatttgagcccttgctctgataccaattgttagcccaagatatgtttccaagagggggggtgaattggaaatttaaactaatttcagaaaattaaaacttttaacacaaaattatgcaattagtcaattaatcaagtaaaagcaagtagtatgacaagcaatatattaagacaaataattaaacttgtaaagtaaagagtttaaggattagaaaatgcaaactctcgatttttacaaggttcggtagaactatgccacctacgtccttggtcttcaaagctatggacctagctttgagttccaatatcgagccaagttaacgggcttgactaacccttacaaccggaaattttcaccaaggtatttccaaacctcttacaatagtttcgcacccccgaggactattaacctctttctcggattgttaaagtgccaatctcactatttccgggttgtttacaaaaccagtgccaacctcacctcaatcacaatatggaaatgtgtttgatatacaagctaaaatcactctagaaatatgatgatacaatagaaacctagagtgaaaagcaagcacacttaagatgaataaaatcaaattttggctcaaagtgtgtgaaaagtgttggtttggatttcaaacttagaagctccttaatctcacttagataggttagatatatgtaataaatgctcaaccaacttattttttgaaagaaaaatcgagtttatatagtgtttgataaaaaactagccgtttatagccgttagcacgtttcccgaggtgaggtcagccatgaaccggaagtcc is a genomic window of Cannabis sativa cultivar Pink pepper isolate KNU-18-1 chromosome 9, ASM2916894v1, whole genome shotgun sequence containing:
- the LOC133031040 gene encoding uncharacterized protein LOC133031040, producing the protein MYNEFVKNDCDIESVKKDSKASAYVAGFGMYCSRKWIELDNVLMPINLIDLAHWIMCIFDIRLRCLKVCNSMRFGRYKNSEKLVRAFAVMLPILLSHVNFYDQRKDIDKSTYYFQGRSETDPLEIVMVQDLPQQEQCDCGVFVIKYAEYFIHGLIDKIPKELDIPFVRKKLCVELFVHAKKKEVSGYESPSEYPGRMEKDGKKKK